A window of Tautonia plasticadhaerens contains these coding sequences:
- a CDS encoding coiled-coil domain-containing protein, with the protein MIRVSLHDRIDCPECRGELKIRPELLGQEVTCRHCHATFRSPASGRPGVTRIDPVPSPAVRAPLTPWPSVDCPDCASSLESAERARAEADRLREEIGRAEVDRRGLRRALAEAEADRDRHRDLLEEQAGTRAELEAIREESRASMVQAAEAGARIEELLARLGESDRERDRLLVDRAEAIRERDRARGASEEGRALALSSARMLREAHGRWAADRRRWRSEAEALLSRTSDERRDSGRRLSEAVDAASLAESARRELEAQVARLSEELAGLQRERADRADPETPDTASIVADRDRLASEAGRLAGERDRLIEERDRLAGERDLLGDRLAEARADRDRIAAELDRREAEAGSPGREGGEGDPALEERLREAIERAESATRERDEAVGRFERFSRERSEAESDMLASFDRVTRELEAARVDRARSERTAQHLTATARQAEADRDRLEAELDEARRRLGSAEADHRAMLDRLEEVARRGSIPPDPAGEAPSKSPEADPGRPAFREDAEDGDDRPARPGPSGKADHAGFVDLALANWGGDDLS; encoded by the coding sequence GTGATCCGAGTCTCCCTCCACGACCGGATCGACTGCCCCGAATGCCGGGGCGAGCTGAAGATCAGGCCAGAACTGCTGGGACAAGAGGTGACGTGCCGCCACTGCCACGCGACCTTCCGGTCCCCGGCCTCGGGGCGCCCCGGGGTCACCCGGATCGACCCTGTCCCGTCCCCGGCGGTCCGGGCACCGCTCACGCCGTGGCCCTCGGTCGATTGCCCCGACTGCGCCTCCTCCCTCGAATCGGCCGAACGGGCCCGGGCGGAGGCCGATCGGCTCCGGGAGGAGATCGGGCGGGCCGAGGTCGACCGTCGGGGACTCCGGCGAGCCCTGGCCGAGGCCGAGGCCGATCGGGACCGCCACCGGGATCTCCTGGAGGAGCAGGCCGGGACACGGGCCGAGCTGGAGGCCATCCGGGAGGAGTCGCGCGCCTCGATGGTGCAGGCCGCCGAGGCCGGCGCCCGGATCGAGGAGCTGCTCGCCCGGCTCGGGGAGTCCGATCGGGAGCGGGATCGACTCCTGGTGGATCGGGCGGAGGCGATCCGGGAGCGGGATCGCGCCCGCGGAGCGTCCGAGGAGGGACGGGCGCTTGCGTTGTCCTCGGCCCGGATGCTCCGGGAAGCCCACGGGAGATGGGCGGCCGATCGCCGTCGATGGCGATCGGAGGCCGAGGCCCTCCTCTCCCGGACCTCGGACGAGCGCCGGGACTCTGGCCGACGGCTCTCGGAGGCGGTCGACGCGGCCAGCCTCGCGGAGTCCGCCCGACGGGAGCTGGAGGCGCAGGTGGCCCGGCTCTCCGAGGAACTCGCCGGGCTCCAGCGAGAACGGGCGGATCGGGCCGACCCGGAGACCCCGGACACGGCGTCGATCGTCGCGGATCGGGACCGTCTCGCCTCGGAGGCGGGTCGCCTGGCCGGGGAGCGGGATCGGCTCATCGAGGAGCGCGACCGACTGGCCGGGGAGCGGGATCTCCTGGGCGATCGGCTCGCCGAGGCCCGGGCCGATCGCGACCGGATCGCCGCCGAACTCGACCGCCGGGAGGCCGAAGCTGGATCCCCCGGTCGGGAGGGCGGCGAGGGTGACCCGGCCCTGGAGGAACGGCTCCGGGAGGCGATCGAGCGGGCCGAGTCGGCGACCCGAGAGCGGGACGAGGCCGTCGGCCGGTTCGAGCGGTTCTCCCGGGAGCGCAGCGAGGCCGAGTCGGACATGCTCGCCTCGTTCGACCGGGTCACCCGGGAACTGGAAGCGGCCCGGGTCGATCGGGCCCGATCCGAGCGGACGGCCCAGCACCTCACCGCCACGGCCCGGCAGGCCGAGGCCGATCGGGATCGCCTGGAGGCCGAACTCGACGAGGCGAGACGACGCCTCGGATCGGCCGAAGCCGATCACCGGGCCATGCTCGATCGGCTGGAAGAGGTCGCGCGCCGGGGCTCGATCCCGCCCGACCCCGCCGGGGAGGCACCCTCGAAGTCCCCCGAGGCCGACCCGGGCAGGCCGGCGTTCCGGGAGGACGCGGAGGATGGGGATGATCGCCCGGCCCGCCCGGGACCGTCGGGGAAGGCGGATCACGCCGGGTTCGTCGACCTGGCACTCGCGAACTGGGGCGGCGATGACCTCTCCTGA
- a CDS encoding WD40 repeat domain-containing protein, with protein sequence MNYENPPPPDPGTRVTSRGPLRALGVVVVMVGCGQSVDPEVATGPLPELSSMKVELGTQRSTEPIETTNPAIRLALPTAPQPTGMAFSPDGSLLASGDGRGVVLWDLESGAARVTLKGQALPVTGVAFRPDGSRLATLGFQFDPFASVVALWDPADGSKQGVAVESSRQISSMGFLPGGEAILVGLPGEEGGGGMPGLLALDGGSVEDLPIQLLSQVTLMDVSPDGTRAALGAWTTINYQDRGELVIVDLTSRAEQARPDLRIGRFNDLAYAPDGTELLASYQDQGSNWGLRALDPESGEVLETIGSVPEEVTALAYSPDSTRVAIGGPHGAVRILDRESGAVVEAPAFHDRAIEHLAFSPDGKSLASCGAERQIALWDLDALEGAPTRAAD encoded by the coding sequence GTGAATTACGAGAATCCGCCCCCCCCCGACCCCGGGACCCGGGTGACGAGCCGGGGGCCCCTGAGGGCGCTCGGGGTCGTCGTGGTGATGGTGGGATGCGGCCAATCGGTCGACCCGGAGGTCGCGACCGGGCCCCTCCCCGAGCTTTCGAGCATGAAGGTCGAACTCGGCACCCAGCGATCGACCGAGCCGATCGAGACCACCAACCCGGCCATCCGGCTCGCCCTGCCCACCGCGCCGCAGCCGACGGGGATGGCCTTCTCACCCGACGGGTCGCTGCTCGCCTCGGGGGACGGCCGGGGGGTGGTCCTCTGGGACCTGGAGTCCGGGGCCGCCCGGGTGACGCTGAAGGGCCAGGCGCTGCCGGTCACCGGCGTCGCGTTCCGGCCCGACGGTTCGAGGCTGGCGACCCTGGGATTCCAGTTCGACCCCTTCGCCTCGGTCGTCGCCCTCTGGGATCCGGCCGACGGCTCGAAGCAGGGCGTGGCGGTCGAGTCCTCCCGGCAAATCTCCTCGATGGGCTTCCTGCCCGGGGGGGAGGCGATCCTGGTCGGCCTGCCGGGGGAGGAGGGGGGCGGGGGGATGCCCGGCCTGCTCGCCCTCGACGGCGGCTCGGTCGAGGATCTGCCGATCCAGCTCCTCAGCCAGGTGACGCTCATGGACGTCTCCCCGGACGGCACCCGGGCGGCCCTCGGCGCCTGGACGACCATCAACTACCAGGACCGGGGGGAGCTGGTCATCGTCGACCTCACCTCGAGGGCCGAGCAGGCCCGCCCCGACCTGCGGATCGGCCGGTTCAATGACCTGGCCTATGCCCCCGACGGCACCGAGCTGCTCGCGTCCTACCAGGACCAGGGCTCGAACTGGGGGCTCCGGGCCCTCGACCCGGAGTCGGGGGAGGTCCTGGAGACGATCGGATCCGTCCCCGAGGAGGTCACCGCGCTGGCTTATTCCCCCGACAGCACCCGGGTCGCGATCGGCGGCCCCCATGGCGCCGTCCGGATCCTCGACCGCGAGAGCGGGGCGGTCGTTGAGGCCCCCGCCTTCCACGACCGGGCGATCGAGCACCTCGCCTTCTCGCCCGACGGCAAATCCCTGGCGTCCTGCGGGGCCGAACGCCAGATCGCCCTCTGGGATCTCGACGCCCTGGAGGGGGCCCCGACCCGGGCGGCCGACTGA
- a CDS encoding DUF1559 domain-containing protein produces MSRRKSAFTLIELLVVIAIIGVLIALLLPAVQAAREAARRAQCTNNLKQLGIALHTYHDALGSYPLGRTIPFDASYSPMARILPFVEQVAVAGAMNFDLPWSSAGNTTVSTAKLALLLCPSDTATVPNNWGGTNYRSNEGTSVVMWFGPNDEAGANVGMPAPNGVFFANSRYKAADLRDGLSNTAAFSEHVLGDFDNTLATQEADTFWPQTYPANADEAVQLCRDMDWRNLSYQRVSEVGAPWIYGYHSTTSYWHSGPPNSRSCMFPPSRIMTVANSRHPGGVNVCLADGSVRFVKDTVAIAAWRALGTRNGGEVISADAL; encoded by the coding sequence ATGTCTCGCCGGAAATCGGCCTTCACGCTGATCGAATTGCTCGTCGTCATCGCCATCATCGGCGTGCTCATCGCCCTGCTGCTGCCCGCCGTGCAGGCGGCCCGGGAGGCGGCGAGGCGGGCCCAGTGCACCAACAATCTGAAGCAACTGGGCATCGCCCTGCACACCTATCACGACGCCCTGGGCTCGTACCCCCTCGGCCGGACGATCCCGTTCGACGCCTCCTACTCGCCGATGGCCCGGATCCTGCCGTTCGTGGAGCAGGTGGCGGTCGCCGGGGCGATGAACTTCGACCTCCCCTGGTCGTCGGCCGGGAATACGACCGTCTCGACGGCCAAGCTCGCCCTGCTGCTCTGCCCGTCCGACACCGCCACGGTGCCCAACAACTGGGGCGGGACGAACTACCGGTCGAACGAGGGGACGAGCGTCGTCATGTGGTTCGGCCCCAATGACGAGGCCGGGGCGAACGTCGGCATGCCCGCCCCCAACGGCGTGTTCTTCGCGAATTCGAGGTACAAGGCCGCGGATCTCCGCGACGGCCTGAGCAACACCGCCGCCTTCAGCGAGCACGTCCTCGGCGACTTCGACAACACCCTCGCCACCCAGGAGGCCGACACCTTCTGGCCGCAGACCTACCCCGCCAACGCCGACGAGGCGGTGCAACTATGCCGCGACATGGACTGGCGCAACCTGTCCTATCAGCGGGTCAGCGAGGTGGGGGCCCCGTGGATCTACGGCTACCACTCGACGACCAGCTACTGGCACTCCGGGCCGCCCAACTCCCGGTCCTGCATGTTCCCCCCGTCCCGGATCATGACCGTCGCCAACAGCCGGCACCCGGGAGGCGTGAACGTCTGCCTCGCCGACGGCTCGGTCCGGTTCGTGAAGGACACCGTCGCGATCGCCGCCTGGCGGGCCCTGGGCACCAGGAACGGCGGCGAGGTCATCTCGGCCGACGCCCTCTGA
- a CDS encoding carboxymuconolactone decarboxylase family protein, whose protein sequence is MNSILHATMALLVAPIATADGPPDGAAPKPVPETRADLKQALEDSKRSEPRLPLPPLSVEEAERAEQGGWGVVNNGRMRRHYLPPGFVSGGFPGREEPGMTLGYPFQTTLFWIVSRANNCTYCLGHQESKLASAGVDEDYVAALDGDWSGFTPAERAAFALTRTLTTAPHEVGDAQVEALRPFYDDAQILEILYVVSSFNAMNRWTGALNIPQEHHREYLTPTAPDFASLVSRVAPLSPSAGAGGGAAPWVRPRLESRSEVEERLEAARGRTPRVELVSAEEARARVPGLGEKEPPQWIRLLAHFPGVGAERVAILRAVESEGTLDPLLRARACWVAARNDRAWYALEHARRRLLDLGEDDDRIFALDGSLDGLPEAERLALGFARTLTVDPALVTDAQVEGLREHFTDHQVAELIAVVAEAAFFDRLTEAAGLAPE, encoded by the coding sequence ATGAATTCGATCCTTCACGCGACGATGGCCTTGCTCGTCGCCCCGATCGCGACGGCCGACGGCCCTCCGGACGGAGCCGCGCCGAAGCCCGTCCCCGAGACCCGGGCCGACCTGAAGCAGGCGCTCGAGGATTCGAAGCGGTCCGAGCCCCGCCTCCCGCTGCCGCCACTCTCGGTGGAGGAGGCCGAGCGGGCGGAGCAAGGCGGCTGGGGCGTGGTGAATAACGGCCGGATGAGGCGGCACTACCTCCCCCCGGGGTTCGTCTCGGGGGGCTTCCCGGGCCGGGAGGAGCCGGGCATGACGCTCGGCTACCCGTTCCAGACGACCCTGTTCTGGATCGTCTCGCGTGCCAATAACTGCACCTATTGCCTCGGACACCAGGAGAGCAAGCTCGCCTCCGCGGGCGTGGACGAGGACTACGTCGCCGCCCTCGACGGCGACTGGTCCGGGTTCACCCCGGCGGAACGCGCCGCCTTCGCCCTCACGAGGACGCTGACGACCGCCCCTCACGAGGTCGGCGACGCGCAGGTCGAGGCCCTCCGCCCGTTCTACGACGACGCCCAGATCCTCGAAATCCTCTACGTCGTCTCCAGCTTCAACGCCATGAACCGCTGGACCGGCGCGTTGAACATCCCCCAGGAGCACCACCGGGAATACCTCACCCCCACCGCCCCCGACTTCGCCTCGCTGGTCAGCCGGGTGGCCCCGCTCTCGCCCTCCGCCGGGGCCGGGGGTGGCGCGGCCCCCTGGGTGCGCCCGAGGCTGGAGTCGAGATCCGAGGTCGAGGAGCGGCTCGAGGCCGCCCGGGGGCGGACGCCCCGGGTCGAGCTGGTCTCCGCCGAGGAAGCCCGGGCCCGGGTCCCCGGCCTCGGCGAGAAGGAGCCGCCCCAGTGGATCCGACTGCTCGCGCACTTCCCGGGCGTCGGCGCCGAACGGGTGGCGATCCTCCGCGCCGTCGAGTCGGAGGGGACGCTCGACCCCCTGCTCCGGGCCCGGGCCTGCTGGGTCGCCGCCCGGAACGATCGCGCATGGTACGCCCTCGAACACGCCCGGCGCCGCCTCCTCGATCTCGGGGAGGACGACGACCGGATCTTCGCCCTGGACGGGTCGCTCGACGGCCTCCCGGAGGCGGAACGCCTCGCCCTGGGCTTCGCCCGGACGCTCACCGTCGACCCCGCCCTCGTCACCGATGCCCAGGTGGAGGGCCTTCGCGAGCACTTCACCGATCATCAGGTCGCCGAGCTGATCGCCGTGGTGGCCGAGGCCGCCTTCTTCGACCGACTGACCGAGGCCGCCGGGCTGGCTCCGGAGTGA
- a CDS encoding deiodinase family protein: MRRTPETGPRATSTPVRIAIAALAVAILAPPSIAQDPGDGRSAGLSPEAREFWDSDLSSRLGDWIDGRMESTPSGERPEWLLMFADILQGRQLDAADGWFSRPTGGTRYGWDWTRERFDGDGDGVVAAREWTGPAEDFGLVDADGDRVLTGADFEWPEHALAGGPGVALYYLADADANGKVTRAEFLQLFDRLDGGGIGFLSRDELKGAFDPGTMNRLMMAGGIKGGGPPPNPNGPSKSTLVRGLFSQEIGSLWPGPGVDEPAPDFTLPSVDGDRDVTLSSYQERTGKPVVLIFGNFTCGPFRSQAGNVEKLYRRYRDRVGFLLVYVREAHPTDGWHMFDNFRQGYNLDQPTTFGRRVEVAQQCRATLDLDIPMLVDAIDDPVGTLYSGMPARLYLIDRDGRVAFKSGRGPFGFKPEELEQAIALMQSSEASTAPGNGDEGMEVEGPGPQG; encoded by the coding sequence ATGCGCCGAACTCCCGAAACCGGCCCCCGGGCGACCTCGACCCCGGTCCGGATCGCGATCGCGGCCCTCGCGGTCGCGATTTTGGCCCCGCCCTCGATCGCCCAGGACCCGGGGGATGGACGGTCGGCCGGGCTCTCGCCCGAGGCCCGGGAATTCTGGGACTCCGACCTCTCCAGCCGGCTCGGCGACTGGATCGACGGCCGGATGGAGTCCACACCCTCGGGGGAACGCCCCGAATGGCTGCTCATGTTCGCCGACATCCTCCAGGGGAGGCAACTCGATGCCGCCGACGGCTGGTTCAGCCGGCCCACCGGCGGCACCCGGTACGGCTGGGATTGGACCCGGGAGCGGTTCGACGGGGACGGCGACGGGGTCGTCGCCGCCCGGGAGTGGACCGGCCCCGCAGAGGACTTCGGCCTCGTCGACGCCGACGGCGACCGCGTGCTGACCGGGGCCGACTTCGAATGGCCCGAGCACGCCCTCGCCGGGGGGCCCGGCGTGGCGCTCTATTACCTCGCCGACGCCGACGCCAACGGCAAGGTCACGCGGGCCGAGTTCTTGCAACTCTTCGACCGGCTCGACGGCGGGGGGATCGGCTTCCTCTCCCGGGACGAGCTGAAGGGGGCCTTCGACCCGGGCACGATGAATCGGCTCATGATGGCCGGGGGGATCAAGGGGGGCGGCCCCCCGCCTAACCCGAACGGCCCGAGCAAGTCGACCCTGGTCCGGGGCCTGTTCTCCCAGGAGATCGGCTCCCTCTGGCCCGGCCCGGGGGTCGACGAGCCGGCACCCGACTTCACCCTCCCCTCGGTCGACGGCGACCGGGACGTGACCCTCTCCTCCTATCAGGAGCGGACCGGCAAGCCCGTCGTCCTCATCTTCGGCAACTTCACCTGCGGCCCCTTCCGCAGCCAGGCCGGCAACGTCGAGAAGCTCTATCGACGCTATCGGGACCGCGTCGGGTTCCTGCTCGTCTACGTCCGGGAGGCCCACCCGACGGACGGCTGGCACATGTTCGACAACTTCCGCCAGGGGTATAACCTGGACCAGCCCACCACCTTCGGCCGCCGCGTCGAGGTCGCCCAGCAGTGCCGGGCGACGCTCGACCTGGACATCCCGATGCTGGTCGACGCGATCGACGACCCGGTCGGCACCCTCTACAGCGGCATGCCCGCCCGCCTCTACCTGATCGACCGGGACGGCCGGGTGGCCTTCAAGAGCGGCCGGGGGCCCTTCGGCTTCAAGCCGGAGGAACTGGAACAGGCGATCGCCCTGATGCAATCCTCGGAGGCGTCGACCGCCCCCGGGAACGGAGACGAGGGGATGGAAGTCGAGGGGCCCGGACCGCAGGGATGA